One region of Chanodichthys erythropterus isolate Z2021 chromosome 24, ASM2448905v1, whole genome shotgun sequence genomic DNA includes:
- the LOC137015512 gene encoding monocyte chemotactic protein 1B-like translates to MRSLMFLLVLVIFCSLQMTSNATIATDAANSVCCLEFSDVKIPVRQVKSYSWTSKCKHAIVFHTIKGKDICVDPETPWVSGHVAIVDKRTRV, encoded by the exons ATGAGAAGCCTGATGTTTCTGCTGGTCCTGGTGATCTTCTGCTCTCTGCAGATGACTTCAAACG CTACCATTGCAACTGATGCAGCAAATTCAGTGTGCTGTTTGGAGTTCAGTGATGTGAAGATTCCTGTGAGGCAGGTGAAGTCTTACTCCTGGACCAGCAAATGCAAACATGCTATTGT GTTTCATACGATTAAAGGGAAAGATATCTGTGTAGATCCAGAGACCCCCTGGGTGAGCGGACATGTTGCTATAGTGGACAAGAGAACAAGAGTCTAA